A genomic window from Aythya fuligula isolate bAytFul2 chromosome 15, bAytFul2.pri, whole genome shotgun sequence includes:
- the IQCK gene encoding IQ domain-containing protein K translates to MAAGGRPLSLWQQLCAEYEAEQPLCPDTPESKRQSVSLEAGMLQLLCMGQFYSAPAADTVVQQLLPSPEAAPLPEPPDPKMCSPREYLEYYIFPVLLPGLAELLHQAKKEKCFES, encoded by the exons atggcggcgggcgggcggccgcTCAGcctgtggcagcagctgtgcGCAG AGTATGAAGCAGAACAGCCTCTGTGTCCAGATACTCCTGAATCAAAACGACAATCT GTGTCTTTGGAAGCAGGAATGCTGCAGCTATTATGTATGGGACAATTTTactcagcccctgcagctgaTACTGTTGTCCAACAGTTGCTTCCCAGTCCCGAGGCAGCCCCCCTTCCAGAACCGCCTGATCCAAAAATGT GTTCTCCTCGAGAATACTTAGAGTATTACATCTTTCCAGTGCTCTTACCCGGACTGGCTGAACTTCTACATcaagcaaagaaggaaaagtgttttgag